The bacterium genome contains the following window.
AGCTTAACCCCTCCTTGTTCAATTAGCCTACGAGCCTCGCTTCGGCTTGGTGCAAGTCTTGAGTCTACAAGTAAACTTACTAACCTGATATTCTTCATCATAGGTGTATAGGTTGGAATTTTTGTCGGTAGTTCCTTTTTGCTAAAGATTTTTAAGAACTCATCCTTAGCTTTAAGTGCCTCATTATGCGAGTGATACATTGAGACAACCTCCTCTGCAAGTCTTAATTTTAAATCTCTTGGATTTACAGTCTGTTCCTTTAAGTTTTTTTCTATATGCTTTATTTCATTATCTGATAAATTAGTTGTTAATTTAAAGTAATTAATAATTGAAGTGTCAGGGATTGACATTAATTTTCCGAACATCTCATTTGGATGTTCAGCGATACCTATGTAATTATTATAGCTTTTACTCATTTTCTTAGTTCCATCCAAGCCTTCAAGTAATGGCATTGTAATAATAACTTGTGGTTGCTGTCCAAATTCTCTCTGTAATTGTCTACCAAGCAGTAGGTTAAATTTTTGGTCCGTCCCACCTATTTCAATATCAGCGTTTGTTGCAACTGAGTCATAAGCTTGAAATAGTGCGTAGAGTAACTCATGCAATGAAATTGGCTCTTTTTTAGAATACCTTTTAGTAAAATCTTCACGTTCAATCATTTGGGCGACAGTAGATTTAGAAGCAAGTTTTATAAGAAACTCTGGAGTAAGTTTACTAAGCCACTCTGAGTTGTATCTAAATTCTAACTGGTTAGGTTGTAAGATCTTAAGTATCTGCGACTTATATTCTTTCATATTCTTTTTGATTTCTAAATCCGTAAGTTGTGGTCTTGTTTTAGATATTCCTGATGGGTCACCAATTTTAGCTGTAAAATCGCCTACAATAAGGATTGCTTGGTGTCCTATCTCTTGGAATTCATATAATTTTCTTAAAACAACTGCAAATCCGAGATGTATTTCTGGGGCAGTGGGGTCTATTCCAAGTTTTACCCTTAATTTTTTACCACTCCTAAGTCTCTTAAATAACTCCTCCTCAGGTATAATCTCAGCTGTGTTTCTCTTTATTATCTCTAAATTCATATCTTAATCGGTAAAATTGCAAAGGAGCGAATTAAAGTATGTGAATCTCTGCTGCTAGCCATTTCCTTTATAAGCTCACGGTCTTTTCTCCTTCACTTGAAATAAGTGCCCCAAACTTCAGAGACAGTTCTTTTATAAGTTCACGAGCAGCATGTCCATTTACACGAGATGCCCATGAAAGAAATGCTCCTAAAATGCCTGCAAAAAGACCTGCTCCACCTAATACCAGTGCAATAACTTCCCAAAAATTCATAGCTCCCTCCTCACATAAATGTTTTTTCTATTTGCTTATTGATACCCAACTCTATATATTTAGCTGCCATATAAATTGCATTCCTAATAGCTTTTGAGTTTGACCTTCCATGACATATAATAGTTACTCCTTTGGCACCGAGTATTATTGCTCCACCATATTCTTCATAACTCATTCTTGAAAAAAATTTATGTAACGAAGGTCTAAGTAGAACTCCGCCCACTTTTGCTTTAAATGAACTTCTTATAGCATCTTTTATTGTAGTTTTGGTAAGTTCAACTATACTCTCACCAAACTTAAGTATTGCATTTCCCACAGTGCCATCACATACTACAACATCGCTCACTCCTTCCAAAATTTGATGTCCTTCAATATTACCTAAAAAATTTAGCTTAGAGTTACGCATAAGTTCAAAAGCTTCTCTTGTAACTGTGCTCCCTTTTATATCTTCTTCTCCTACTGAAAGTAGTGCTACAGTTGGATCTTCTTTTCCAGTCAGTCCTTTTACACACTGGCATCCCATAACTCCAAACTGAAACAAATCTTCCGCTTTTGCTGCAGTAGTAGCGCCTATATCAAGCACAAAAGTGAACCCATTCTTAGTTGGGAAGAATGTCCCTAAAGCTGGTCTTCTTATTCCTTTAACTCTTCCAAGCCATAATGAGTTGAACATTAAGTATGCACCTGTATTTCCGGCTCCCACAAATGCATCTATTTTACCATCTTTTTGGAGTAGTGTTCCAATTGCAATTGAAGAGTCCTTCTTCTTAAATGCATCTTGTGGTGATTCATCCATTCTTATTGTGGTTGGAGCGTGCACAATCCTTGATTCCGGTATTTCGCCTTTAAGTTGAGTTTTATCCCCTACTAAAATAAAGTCTAAATCCTTTATCTCTCTTACTGCGTCTATAACAACCTTTGGCGCATAGTCACCACCCATTGCGTCTATTCCTATAATCATTCGGATAAAATACGGAACTCTATTCTTCTGTTTTTTGCACGTCCTTTTTCAGTTCTATTACTTGCAATTGGTTGTGTCTCTCCATATCCACGTGCTTGAAGTCTATCCACTGAAATCCCGTGTGTTACAAGATACTCTTTTACTGCTTCAGCTCGTAGTTGTGATAGTTTTAA
Protein-coding sequences here:
- the plsX gene encoding phosphate acyltransferase PlsX, whose product is MIIGIDAMGGDYAPKVVIDAVREIKDLDFILVGDKTQLKGEIPESRIVHAPTTIRMDESPQDAFKKKDSSIAIGTLLQKDGKIDAFVGAGNTGAYLMFNSLWLGRVKGIRRPALGTFFPTKNGFTFVLDIGATTAAKAEDLFQFGVMGCQCVKGLTGKEDPTVALLSVGEEDIKGSTVTREAFELMRNSKLNFLGNIEGHQILEGVSDVVVCDGTVGNAILKFGESIVELTKTTIKDAIRSSFKAKVGGVLLRPSLHKFFSRMSYEEYGGAIILGAKGVTIICHGRSNSKAIRNAIYMAAKYIELGINKQIEKTFM
- the tyrS gene encoding tyrosine--tRNA ligase, coding for MNLEIIKRNTAEIIPEEELFKRLRSGKKLRVKLGIDPTAPEIHLGFAVVLRKLYEFQEIGHQAILIVGDFTAKIGDPSGISKTRPQLTDLEIKKNMKEYKSQILKILQPNQLEFRYNSEWLSKLTPEFLIKLASKSTVAQMIEREDFTKRYSKKEPISLHELLYALFQAYDSVATNADIEIGGTDQKFNLLLGRQLQREFGQQPQVIITMPLLEGLDGTKKMSKSYNNYIGIAEHPNEMFGKLMSIPDTSIINYFKLTTNLSDNEIKHIEKNLKEQTVNPRDLKLRLAEEVVSMYHSHNEALKAKDEFLKIFSKKELPTKIPTYTPMMKNIRLVSLLVDSRLAPSRSEARRLIEQGGVKLNGVAIRDINFEFNKRGIYTIKVGKRKFLKIKIKNKKILDKS